In Labilibaculum sp. DW002, one DNA window encodes the following:
- a CDS encoding MutS-related protein — MLKFKTDEQTLNDLKIFPKYRKDTSIFGYFDKTKTRGGSIALHKLMDSPFNAYKDIVDQIDAIKYSFRLEEEINLCLNDDKLDIIEYYLNLNTASLRDNLLDALFDKISYKLKPTNGYYLTLQALKYIQEHFNFLGLLIESFKGEKLPVFFAGLRDDVIAIQKNQDFESLFNNEKEKISFRQINHFDALLKDKYSELLKQVIKKTYLLDAYLSVGKIAQEGDFTFPKFINSETPKFNAKQLFHPFVPKPVPCDFELGKNKNLCFLTGPNMAGKSTFLKAVALTIYLAHIGFPVPSKDCTLSVFNGLFTTINLSDDIEIGYSHYYSEVKRVKEIATQIKEQKNLLIIFDELFRGTNVKDACDAGLLVTKGFLNSKKSLFLISSHITEIGEELESEKCVDLKYFESRLDGDVPVNTYQIKEGISSERHGLAIVNREGIAEILENAI; from the coding sequence ATGCTCAAATTTAAAACAGACGAACAAACGCTAAATGATTTAAAAATATTTCCAAAATATCGTAAGGATACTTCAATTTTCGGATACTTTGATAAAACAAAAACTAGAGGTGGTTCAATTGCTTTGCATAAGTTAATGGATTCTCCTTTTAATGCTTATAAAGATATTGTTGATCAAATAGATGCAATTAAGTATTCTTTTAGACTGGAAGAGGAAATTAATTTGTGTTTAAACGATGACAAGCTCGATATTATAGAATATTATTTAAATCTAAACACGGCTTCTCTTAGAGATAATTTATTGGATGCATTGTTTGATAAAATCTCTTATAAATTAAAGCCAACAAATGGTTACTATTTAACTTTACAGGCATTAAAATATATTCAGGAGCATTTTAACTTTTTGGGTTTATTAATTGAATCATTCAAAGGAGAAAAACTTCCAGTATTTTTCGCTGGACTTAGAGATGATGTTATTGCCATTCAAAAAAATCAAGATTTCGAGTCATTATTTAATAATGAGAAAGAAAAAATATCCTTCAGACAGATTAATCATTTTGACGCATTGTTAAAGGATAAATACAGTGAGTTACTAAAGCAAGTAATCAAGAAAACATATTTATTAGATGCGTATTTATCTGTAGGTAAGATTGCTCAAGAAGGTGATTTTACTTTCCCGAAATTTATAAATTCTGAAACTCCGAAGTTTAATGCAAAGCAACTCTTTCATCCTTTTGTACCCAAGCCAGTACCGTGCGATTTCGAATTAGGAAAAAACAAGAATCTTTGCTTTTTGACAGGGCCTAATATGGCAGGTAAATCAACCTTTTTGAAAGCTGTAGCTTTAACTATTTATTTGGCACATATAGGTTTTCCTGTTCCATCAAAAGATTGTACGCTAAGTGTTTTTAATGGTTTATTTACCACGATTAATCTATCTGATGATATCGAAATTGGGTATAGCCATTATTACAGTGAAGTAAAGAGAGTAAAAGAAATAGCAACTCAGATTAAAGAACAGAAGAATTTGTTGATTATTTTTGATGAGTTATTTCGAGGAACCAATGTGAAAGACGCATGTGATGCCGGTTTATTGGTAACAAAAGGATTTTTAAATTCTAAGAAGTCACTATTCTTAATTTCTAGTCATATTACTGAGATTGGAGAGGAGTTAGAATCAGAAAAATGTGTTGACCTTAAATATTTTGAGTCAAGATTAGATGGGGATGTTCCTGTTAATACCTACCAAATAAAAGAAGGAATTTCTAGCGAAAGGCATGGTTTAGCGATTGTAAATAGAGAAGGAATAGCTGAGATTTTAGAGAATGCAATTTAA
- a CDS encoding DUF975 family protein translates to MKTENLALMRSARESLSGKWGVAIGTTVVYLLIVGSLQFIPIAGAIAGLIITGPLMLGLTVFFLSISRDEEAELNQLFSGFNNFGTALGTYLLMVVFTLLWSLLLIIPGIIAAISYSMSFFILAENPSIGAMEAIDKSKAMMYGYKWKMFCMMVRFFLWSLLCMLTLGIGFLWLIPYMQVSYVKFYEDIKDTPLVAEIEN, encoded by the coding sequence ATGAAAACCGAAAATTTAGCCCTAATGAGAAGTGCTAGAGAATCTCTAAGCGGAAAATGGGGAGTTGCTATTGGAACAACAGTTGTTTATCTTTTAATTGTAGGTAGTTTACAATTTATTCCTATTGCAGGAGCCATTGCAGGTTTAATTATTACTGGACCATTAATGTTAGGCTTAACAGTATTCTTTTTGTCAATTTCTCGTGATGAAGAAGCTGAGTTAAATCAATTATTTTCAGGATTCAATAATTTTGGAACAGCATTGGGAACTTATTTATTGATGGTGGTTTTCACTTTGTTATGGTCTCTTTTATTGATTATACCTGGAATTATTGCTGCAATTTCCTACTCAATGAGTTTCTTTATTCTTGCAGAGAATCCTTCAATTGGTGCGATGGAAGCGATTGATAAAAGTAAAGCAATGATGTATGGTTACAAATGGAAAATGTTTTGTATGATGGTTAGATTTTTCCTTTGGTCATTACTATGTATGTTAACTTTAGGAATAGGTTTCTTATGGTTGATTCCTTACATGCAAGTTAGTTACGTTAAGTTCTATGAAGATATTAAAGATACTCCTCTTGTTGCTGAAATAGAGAACTAG
- a CDS encoding PhzF family phenazine biosynthesis protein: MKLTKYHVDAFTDQLFGGNPACVIPLEDWLPDDLLMKITKENNLAETVFFTKTNNGFHIRWFTPEIEMDLCGHATLASAHVIKKHLNYSGNKICFSSASGELAVTFDEDRYVLDFPSRMPEKAELPTIIKASLNVQPQEVFLARDYVLVYKSEEEVKALNPDKNKLEAIDLGHGGIVCTSLGEEADFVSRFFTPGATIFEDPVTGSAHCSLVPFWSKRLKKKELLAHQISDRQGILFCENKEERVLLAGNAITYSVGEIYLD; encoded by the coding sequence ATGAAATTGACTAAATATCATGTTGATGCATTTACAGATCAACTTTTTGGTGGTAATCCCGCTTGCGTAATTCCATTGGAAGATTGGCTGCCAGATGATTTGTTAATGAAGATTACAAAAGAGAATAATTTAGCCGAAACGGTATTTTTTACAAAAACTAATAATGGATTTCACATTAGATGGTTCACACCAGAAATCGAAATGGATTTGTGTGGTCATGCTACTCTTGCTTCTGCTCATGTCATCAAAAAACATTTGAATTATTCTGGAAATAAGATATGCTTTAGCTCTGCCAGTGGAGAATTAGCTGTTACCTTCGATGAGGATCGATACGTATTGGATTTTCCTTCAAGAATGCCCGAAAAAGCAGAATTGCCAACTATAATTAAAGCAAGTTTAAATGTGCAGCCACAGGAAGTGTTTTTGGCTAGAGACTATGTTTTAGTTTATAAATCCGAAGAGGAGGTTAAGGCACTAAATCCTGATAAGAACAAGTTGGAAGCAATCGATTTGGGGCATGGAGGGATTGTATGCACATCACTTGGGGAGGAAGCTGATTTTGTATCCCGTTTTTTTACGCCAGGAGCTACTATATTCGAAGATCCAGTAACGGGTTCGGCACATTGTAGTTTGGTACCATTTTGGAGCAAACGATTAAAGAAAAAGGAATTACTTGCTCATCAGATTTCAGATCGTCAAGGAATCTTATTTTGCGAGAATAAAGAGGAAAGAGTACTACTTGCTGGAAACGCAATAACCTATAGTGTAGGTGAGATTTATTTAGACTAG
- a CDS encoding nucleoside triphosphate pyrophosphohydrolase family protein, translating into MKALENVNEFHAAFGVNVEKKPVIPNKKRCELRQNIIQEEVDELKAAWESGNLIEVADALADIHYVVMGTVLEFGLQDKYPDIFKEVHRSNMSKLDENGNAIYREDGKVIKSELYSKPQIEEILNDN; encoded by the coding sequence ATGAAAGCTTTAGAAAATGTAAACGAATTTCACGCAGCCTTTGGGGTAAATGTGGAAAAGAAACCTGTTATACCAAATAAAAAAAGATGTGAGTTGAGGCAGAATATAATTCAAGAAGAAGTTGATGAATTAAAGGCAGCATGGGAATCGGGAAATTTAATTGAGGTTGCTGATGCTTTAGCTGATATTCATTACGTAGTTATGGGAACAGTGCTCGAATTTGGTTTGCAAGATAAGTATCCCGATATTTTTAAGGAAGTACACCGTAGTAACATGAGTAAATTAGATGAAAATGGCAATGCTATTTATCGAGAAGATGGTAAGGTGATTAAATCCGAATTGTACTCAAAGCCTCAAATCGAGGAAATTTTAAATGACAATTGA
- a CDS encoding PspC domain-containing protein, protein MAGKLRRSSDKMIAGVCAGIADYLGWETSIVRIAYVLLSIFSAGFPGLLVYIILWFVMPDEY, encoded by the coding sequence ATGGCAGGAAAATTAAGAAGATCATCAGATAAGATGATTGCTGGTGTATGTGCAGGAATAGCAGATTATTTAGGATGGGAAACAAGCATTGTCCGAATAGCCTATGTATTGCTTTCAATATTTAGTGCGGGTTTTCCCGGATTATTGGTTTACATCATTCTTTGGTTTGTAATGCCTGATGAATATTAA
- a CDS encoding DUF2061 domain-containing protein, whose product MISTRNVNSTRIYFSIKDEKKFRPYKKQIQPSIMLLYVYVKVSTLAEIVMYLNEHYISSLSALQKDFFYSCKSSEMKEKNYRSILKTISWRTIGTIDTILISYFVIGDLKWAMSIGGVELFTKMGLYFVHERTWNKIQLGKEKEHPIDYHI is encoded by the coding sequence ATGATCTCGACAAGAAATGTAAACAGTACAAGAATCTATTTCTCTATAAAGGATGAAAAGAAATTCAGACCATACAAAAAACAGATCCAACCTAGCATTATGTTGTTGTATGTGTATGTTAAGGTATCCACCCTAGCAGAAATCGTTATGTACCTAAATGAACATTACATATCGAGTCTTTCTGCATTGCAGAAGGACTTTTTTTATTCTTGTAAGTCAAGTGAAATGAAAGAGAAGAATTACAGAAGCATCCTAAAAACCATATCCTGGAGAACGATAGGAACAATTGACACCATACTAATTTCCTACTTCGTTATTGGAGATTTAAAATGGGCCATGTCGATTGGCGGAGTTGAATTGTTTACGAAAATGGGACTCTATTTTGTTCATGAACGAACATGGAATAAAATTCAGTTAGGCAAAGAAAAAGAGCATCCTATTGATTATCACATTTAA
- a CDS encoding precorrin-2 dehydrogenase/sirohydrochlorin ferrochelatase family protein has protein sequence MSKHNKQFLPIALDITDKKILIIGGDEDAYKKLKILQRSTDLIEVIAPKIIDWIKNAGVIFHEKQYDKSILKDYFLIYSCVEDPAFVRQLIRDTKEAGVLLNVHDQPNLCEFVSPAIYKQSNVSIAVSSNGKDVYESIRVRNQLKDYFENYQLQKLLIAN, from the coding sequence ATGTCAAAACATAATAAACAATTTTTACCAATCGCCTTAGATATTACAGATAAGAAAATACTAATTATTGGTGGCGATGAAGACGCTTATAAAAAACTGAAAATATTACAGAGGAGTACAGATTTAATTGAAGTAATCGCTCCTAAAATCATCGACTGGATAAAAAATGCAGGAGTGATTTTCCACGAGAAACAATACGATAAGAGCATTCTTAAAGATTACTTTTTAATATACAGTTGTGTTGAAGATCCTGCATTTGTGAGACAATTAATAAGAGATACAAAAGAAGCAGGCGTACTATTAAATGTTCACGATCAACCTAATTTGTGTGAATTTGTATCTCCTGCAATTTACAAGCAATCGAATGTCAGTATTGCTGTTAGCTCTAACGGTAAAGATGTTTACGAATCGATACGAGTTAGGAACCAATTGAAAGATTACTTTGAAAATTATCAGCTTCAAAAACTACTAATTGCCAATTAA
- a CDS encoding assimilatory sulfite reductase (NADPH) flavoprotein subunit: protein MGKEYQINQEQLAQLNQLIQNLSADQLVWVNGYISGIINGKDDALLLPKISVPKSAESITILYGTHTGHSKEIGLDLYDKVLALGFNAKLQGVDDYKKNDLKKEKYVFLIISTHGEGDAPIQAEDFYEYVHGTRAPKLPDTKYAVLALGDKTYKKYCQTGIDFDQQFTKLGAQAIIPVQTSDVAYEEVAEKWIETILNELKTLAPEIASSPQSKSTSAPKKKFNRSNPYYAEVLEKVRITTSDSEKEIYHVEISLEDSGIEYQAGDSIGILPNNPIDLVDLLINKFEDDPERIVTVGEKELSLFRALQNKLEITVLNQEVLTKYNALVQNKDLEALLNNEDKLEEYLYGADAYDLLEDYPGEITSDQFLSVLRVLYARLYSISSGPSANPEEVHITIASVRYQQKKRDRKGACSSYVSDEINAGDHIPIYIDKNEAFRLPDDENKPLIMVGAGTGVAPYRSFLQEREQNSAKGKNWLFFGNQRFKKDFLYQVEWQKFLKKGTLQKLDVAFSRDQEDKEYVQHRLKENGNEVYQWLENGAHFYICGDKKYMAKDVQDTLLEIIQNEGGITPDKAEEYLKNLKREKRLLLDVY, encoded by the coding sequence ATGGGAAAAGAATATCAAATCAATCAAGAACAATTAGCTCAGCTTAATCAGCTGATTCAAAATTTATCTGCCGATCAGTTGGTATGGGTAAATGGATACATATCGGGAATCATTAATGGAAAAGATGATGCACTCTTGCTCCCCAAAATCTCTGTTCCAAAATCAGCGGAAAGCATAACAATTTTGTACGGGACACATACAGGACACAGCAAAGAAATAGGGCTCGATTTATACGATAAAGTGCTTGCCTTAGGTTTTAATGCAAAACTACAAGGTGTAGATGATTATAAGAAGAATGACTTGAAGAAAGAAAAGTATGTCTTCCTAATAATTAGTACTCATGGTGAAGGTGATGCTCCAATTCAGGCAGAAGATTTTTACGAATATGTGCATGGCACAAGAGCGCCAAAACTACCAGATACCAAATATGCTGTACTTGCGTTGGGCGATAAAACATACAAGAAATATTGCCAAACAGGTATCGATTTCGATCAACAGTTTACAAAATTGGGAGCACAAGCAATAATTCCTGTGCAAACGAGCGATGTAGCTTACGAAGAAGTTGCAGAAAAATGGATCGAAACAATTCTGAATGAATTAAAAACTCTAGCTCCAGAAATAGCGAGCAGTCCGCAAAGCAAGTCGACTTCTGCTCCAAAAAAGAAATTTAACCGTTCAAATCCTTACTATGCTGAGGTTCTGGAAAAAGTAAGAATCACAACAAGCGATTCTGAAAAGGAAATTTATCATGTTGAAATCTCTTTAGAAGATTCTGGAATTGAATATCAGGCAGGTGATAGCATTGGTATTCTTCCTAATAACCCAATCGATTTGGTTGATTTACTAATAAATAAATTCGAAGATGATCCAGAGCGAATTGTAACAGTTGGCGAGAAAGAACTTAGCTTGTTTAGAGCCTTACAAAACAAACTGGAAATAACGGTTTTAAATCAGGAAGTACTGACAAAATACAATGCTCTTGTTCAGAATAAAGATCTGGAAGCACTGCTAAACAATGAAGACAAACTAGAAGAATATTTGTATGGCGCTGATGCATATGATTTGCTGGAAGATTATCCTGGTGAAATTACAAGCGATCAATTCCTGTCGGTTCTTAGAGTTTTGTACGCTCGCCTCTACTCCATTTCATCTGGGCCTAGTGCTAATCCCGAAGAGGTTCACATCACCATTGCATCGGTAAGATATCAGCAAAAAAAGCGAGACCGTAAGGGTGCTTGTTCTTCTTATGTTAGCGATGAAATTAATGCAGGCGATCACATTCCTATTTACATCGATAAAAATGAAGCATTCCGTTTACCGGATGATGAAAATAAGCCTTTAATAATGGTTGGAGCAGGAACAGGTGTTGCTCCATACAGAAGTTTCTTACAAGAACGAGAACAAAATAGTGCGAAAGGAAAAAACTGGTTGTTCTTTGGTAATCAACGCTTCAAAAAAGATTTCTTGTATCAGGTTGAGTGGCAAAAATTCCTAAAAAAAGGCACACTACAAAAGCTAGATGTAGCTTTCTCAAGAGATCAGGAAGATAAGGAATACGTTCAGCATCGATTGAAAGAAAATGGCAACGAAGTGTACCAATGGCTTGAAAATGGAGCTCATTTTTACATCTGCGGAGACAAGAAGTATATGGCGAAGGATGTTCAGGATACTCTGCTTGAGATTATTCAAAATGAAGGTGGCATAACACCCGATAAAGCAGAAGAATATTTGAAAAACCTGAAGAGAGAAAAGCGTTTGCTGCTTGATGTGTATTAG
- a CDS encoding NADPH-dependent assimilatory sulfite reductase hemoprotein subunit, whose product MSDNINWAELSEVEKIKTDSNYLRGTLEASLADPITDAIAVDDRQVSKFHGIYQQFDRDNERERKKTKLEPDYSFLIRVRVPGGVVNAQQWLQIDQISDEYANGTIKLTTRQAFQFHGVLKGNLKPSIQSINKALLDTIAACGDVNRNVMASPHPYGSEVFDQVQELAGKVSDHLTPRTPAYYEIWLDQKKVAEGSAGEVEPLYGPVYLPRKFKIGFTTPPFNDTDVFTQDLGFIAIENNGALEGFNIVVGGGMGTTFGDTETYPRLGNVLGFASVENTVDVAEKVVLLQKELGNRKVRKNARLKYTIDRIGVAKFKELLNEKLGYSLEEERTYALIRNGDKFGWQKAKDGLWYLGLFIEGGRVKDVDQLKIKTALQEIAELGISDFRLTGNQNLVLGKIEETNKKKINQILKKHNLLPQAISGTRANSIACVALNTCSLAFAEAERYLPILIDKIDESLQEFGLTKDEIVIRMTGCANGCGRPYVAEIGFIGKAPGRYNFYLGGNFKGTRLNNLYRENINEEEILSELRPILKDYAENRTKGEEFGNFVIRKEYVKEIVNAKDFKH is encoded by the coding sequence ATGTCAGATAATATCAATTGGGCAGAATTGTCCGAAGTAGAAAAAATAAAAACCGACAGTAACTATTTACGCGGTACACTTGAGGCCAGCCTTGCCGATCCCATTACAGATGCAATTGCAGTCGATGATCGTCAGGTATCTAAATTCCATGGCATTTATCAACAATTCGATCGTGATAACGAACGAGAAAGAAAGAAGACCAAATTGGAACCTGATTACTCTTTTCTTATTCGAGTAAGAGTACCGGGAGGAGTTGTAAATGCACAACAGTGGCTTCAAATCGATCAAATATCCGATGAATATGCCAATGGAACCATCAAATTAACAACGCGACAAGCATTTCAGTTTCATGGTGTTTTGAAAGGAAACTTGAAACCTAGTATTCAATCGATCAACAAAGCTTTATTGGATACCATTGCTGCTTGTGGAGACGTAAATAGAAACGTGATGGCAAGTCCACACCCATATGGCTCTGAGGTTTTCGATCAGGTGCAAGAATTGGCTGGGAAAGTTAGTGATCATTTAACGCCTAGAACACCGGCTTATTACGAAATCTGGCTCGACCAGAAAAAAGTTGCAGAAGGAAGCGCTGGTGAAGTGGAACCCTTATATGGTCCGGTGTATTTGCCACGAAAATTTAAGATTGGATTTACCACACCGCCTTTCAATGATACGGATGTATTCACGCAAGATTTAGGCTTCATCGCGATCGAAAATAATGGTGCACTTGAAGGATTTAATATTGTTGTAGGAGGAGGAATGGGAACCACTTTTGGAGATACAGAAACTTATCCTCGATTAGGTAATGTTCTGGGTTTTGCTTCGGTAGAGAACACCGTAGATGTTGCGGAGAAAGTTGTTCTGTTGCAGAAAGAATTGGGCAATCGAAAAGTGAGAAAGAATGCCCGTTTAAAATATACGATTGATCGTATTGGAGTTGCTAAATTTAAAGAATTACTAAACGAAAAATTGGGCTACTCTTTGGAAGAAGAAAGAACCTACGCTCTAATTCGAAATGGTGATAAATTTGGATGGCAAAAAGCAAAAGATGGTTTATGGTATCTTGGTTTGTTTATAGAAGGTGGTAGAGTAAAAGATGTTGATCAGCTAAAGATTAAAACCGCTTTACAGGAAATTGCCGAATTAGGCATTTCTGATTTTAGATTAACAGGAAATCAAAATCTAGTACTTGGTAAGATTGAAGAAACAAACAAGAAAAAAATAAATCAAATCCTGAAAAAGCATAACCTATTACCACAGGCTATTTCGGGAACACGAGCGAATTCAATTGCCTGTGTCGCACTAAATACATGTAGTTTAGCTTTTGCTGAAGCTGAAAGATACCTTCCTATCTTAATCGATAAAATTGATGAAAGCCTTCAGGAATTTGGTTTAACAAAAGATGAGATTGTGATTCGAATGACAGGCTGTGCCAATGGATGTGGAAGACCTTACGTTGCAGAGATAGGTTTCATTGGAAAAGCCCCTGGAAGATACAACTTCTACTTAGGAGGTAATTTTAAAGGTACTCGTTTAAATAATCTGTATCGTGAAAACATAAACGAAGAAGAAATTCTTAGCGAACTACGTCCGATTTTAAAAGATTACGCCGAAAACAGAACCAAAGGAGAAGAGTTTGGCAATTTTGTTATCCGTAAAGAATATGTGAAAGAGATTGTGAATGCTAAAGATTTTAAGCATTAA
- the cobA gene encoding uroporphyrinogen-III C-methyltransferase codes for MKKGKIWIVGAGPGAADLLTIKALRSIQNADVILYDALITDEVRELFPEKAILINVGKRSGDGKNPVSRQEYIHDQLLMYYLLGSQVVRLKSGDPMVYGRGVEEIRYLLEIGLDFELIPGISAAMAASNEFWIPLTERGKSSGIHFHSAVKVGGEKSTLNGIIKEIENDDTVVIYMGLEQLNAMAQELNQKLSKETNINVVSKVSYQASDVLSGNTRFFSKIKKEDLPESPAVIILGNHTQIPGTQNVLAKEKYPISMKVKNFIKQPFLNLF; via the coding sequence ATGAAAAAAGGAAAAATATGGATTGTTGGTGCCGGACCAGGTGCTGCTGATCTGCTCACAATAAAAGCTTTGCGAAGCATCCAAAACGCAGATGTGATTCTATATGATGCATTGATAACTGATGAAGTACGAGAATTGTTTCCTGAAAAAGCTATCCTTATTAATGTGGGAAAGCGATCAGGCGATGGTAAAAATCCAGTATCTCGACAAGAATACATTCACGATCAGCTATTGATGTATTACCTTTTGGGAAGTCAGGTGGTGCGTTTGAAATCGGGCGATCCGATGGTTTATGGCAGAGGTGTGGAAGAGATTCGATATTTATTGGAAATAGGATTGGATTTTGAATTGATTCCAGGAATTAGCGCTGCTATGGCTGCATCGAATGAGTTCTGGATTCCTCTTACCGAACGAGGAAAATCCTCTGGTATTCATTTTCACTCGGCAGTTAAAGTTGGTGGTGAAAAAAGCACTTTAAATGGCATCATCAAAGAAATTGAAAATGACGATACCGTAGTAATTTACATGGGATTGGAACAGTTGAATGCGATGGCTCAAGAATTAAATCAAAAACTGAGCAAAGAGACAAATATCAATGTAGTTTCCAAAGTAAGTTACCAAGCCAGCGATGTACTTAGTGGCAACACTCGTTTTTTCTCAAAAATTAAAAAAGAGGATCTGCCTGAATCTCCCGCTGTAATTATATTGGGTAATCATACGCAAATACCAGGAACGCAAAATGTGTTAGCAAAAGAGAAGTATCCAATTTCTATGAAAGTCAAAAACTTTATTAAACAACCATTTCTTAATTTGTTTTAA
- a CDS encoding head GIN domain-containing protein: protein MKKFIQKTSFLIVALAFLLSGSVNAQFWGEKGNGNVQKQDREIRSFSVISASSGLDVYVVQGDKESLTVEADENLMEHIITRVKGDELILKVDGNIRRATKMSVYVTLVNVHEINVSSGADLETRGLINASNLDISVSSGADAKMEINAKELSCSVSSGADARLQGKADYFAGKASSGSDLRAKELIAKTCKAKASSGGDVSVYASEAIEAHASSGGDVSYYGNPEKVNVSDSSGGDVNRR, encoded by the coding sequence ATGAAAAAATTCATTCAAAAAACTAGCTTCCTAATTGTAGCCCTTGCATTTTTGCTATCCGGTAGTGTAAATGCACAATTCTGGGGCGAAAAAGGGAATGGTAATGTCCAAAAACAAGATCGTGAAATAAGATCCTTCTCAGTAATATCGGCTAGTAGTGGCCTAGATGTATATGTCGTTCAAGGTGACAAAGAATCATTGACCGTTGAAGCGGACGAGAATTTAATGGAACACATTATTACTCGTGTAAAAGGTGATGAACTAATTCTTAAAGTTGATGGCAATATTCGCAGAGCTACAAAAATGAGTGTTTACGTAACGCTCGTTAATGTGCACGAAATTAATGTGTCGAGCGGTGCCGATTTGGAAACCAGAGGTCTTATTAACGCAAGTAATTTAGACATTAGCGTGAGCAGTGGTGCCGACGCAAAAATGGAAATTAATGCAAAAGAATTAAGCTGTAGCGTAAGCTCTGGAGCTGATGCAAGATTGCAAGGAAAAGCAGATTATTTTGCTGGAAAAGCAAGCAGTGGTAGCGATCTTAGAGCAAAAGAATTAATCGCAAAAACATGCAAGGCGAAAGCCTCAAGTGGTGGTGACGTTAGCGTTTATGCATCGGAAGCTATTGAAGCTCATGCCAGTTCTGGTGGTGATGTTAGCTATTACGGAAATCCTGAAAAAGTAAATGTAAGTGACTCAAGCGGTGGAGATGTTAATCGTCGTTAG